The following nucleotide sequence is from Penicillium digitatum chromosome 5, complete sequence.
GCAGTTCCAGCCCGCGCACCCCCTTCTTACTGACATTCAGGAGAAGAGCGAGTTTTTCGATACCGCGGCGGCTAAGTTCTCTGCCAAGGTGGCATCATAGAATAATTTAAATACTGTTCCATCCATTTATTGTTTTGTTTAATCCGAGTCAGGGGAGCCTATCCTGCTTGTTTATGAAAAGACACGACCTCCCAATTTCGCAGTTGGAACCATATCTGGATTTCCTATTCTTTAATTTGGTATGAGACGTAAGAATAATAAGAACCCGTTTCTTTCTAACCCTTTTGCCCCGTACCATGTGGCAACAAATCACAGCCAAGCAGCCAACCACTGTCTCAACTCCGAACCTGTCTGAGTCTCCATAGAAATACCATAAAACGGCGCAATATGTATCTCATCATCCGCAACGACAAATGTAGTCTGCTCAAAAGCtgatttgatcttcttcacgAATTCCTGGACAGGTGAAAGCAAGATCTCATCCCCACCAGCAAGAACTAAAATCCTCTCCGTCTTCGCACCACTCCAGCACTCAGCCGGCGCATTAAACGGCTCAATCCAAATATCCGCCGGGCTATCCCCACGGTACGAAGTAGACCACCTCGTCAAAATCGCCGGCGTAAGAATATCCTTCCATAGGTTATCCTTCATCGACGGCCACTCCGTGCTGAAGTCTACCCACGGCGCCCAAGTAAAGACGCCGGCTAACGGGGCCGACAGCGCCAATGGATCGATCTGCGCGTGTGGATGAGAAAGGTGCAGCAGCGTCGCTGCGGCTAGGTTCCCGCCTGCCGAGTCCCCGCCGAGAATCACGTTGGCCGGTGAACGGCCCGTCTCGTTGACGATGTAGCGCAGGGCTTCAACTGCTTGCCGGAGCTGGGTTGGGTACTTTGCGTGTGGGGTTAGTGTGTATCGGAGGAAGAATACGGCTAGGTCATGGCCGGTTTCGTTCAAAGATTGCAGCATCTCGACCCAGAAGTCGAAGTGGGCTGGGACGGCGGGCAAGGCGAAACCGCCACCTGTTTTCAAGAGATTAGTG
It contains:
- a CDS encoding Steryl acetyl hydrolase 1, whose protein sequence is MSSIQDVPQLSFWEKANIPFLHLSMYATMMYAATTGLFRGKASPKRYDQHILAAVTRGIFDRRSDKQMKYLTLPTSAVYAAVMKKHGLQPETVTLPHNTEGHWIGNKDAKTVIIYYHGGGFALPAVPAHFDFWVEMLQSLNETGHDLAVFFLRYTLTPHAKYPTQLRQAVEALRYIVNETGRSPANVILGGDSAGGNLAAATLLHLSHPHAQIDPLALSAPLAGVFTWAPWVDFSTEWPSMKDNLWKDILTPAILTRWSTSYRGDSPADIWIEPFNAPAECWSGAKTERILVLAGGDEILLSPVQEFVKKIKSAFEQTTFVVADDEIHIAPFYGISMETQTGSELRQWLAAWL